From Bacillota bacterium, one genomic window encodes:
- a CDS encoding UDP-N-acetylmuramoyl-tripeptide--D-alanyl-D-alanine ligase, with product MDPRTLEQVAADAGGRLLRGRPDAVVTGVATDSRTAQHGRLFVALRGQRFDGHAFVRQAFANGAVAALIRDGADLARELPPGAGLITVDDTLAGLQRLAAAQRSRLRACVIGVTGSVGKTTTKDMIAAIAATRGRVVATRGNFNNEIGLPLTVLDADRDTDTLVVEMGMRAPGEIRALARLARPHVGVVTCVSAVHLERLGSLENIARAKQELVEELPADGAAVLNGDDPLVRGMAARAPGAVLFFGFGVDNDVRATDVELLGEQGSRFVIHAAGRRTRVELPIPGRHHVSNALAAAAAALACGWDLDDVAAGLRAVCTHRSAMRTELVTTPSGVRVINDAYNASPVSMTAALELLTTLPGRRKVAVLGDMLELGPLTEQAHVQLGEDAARRGVDLLITVGGQAATVAEAARRAGMPAEAVVVCRDAEEAAAAALRHVRPGDVVLVKASRGLQLERVVERLTGPGRGAERGDGQA from the coding sequence ATGGATCCGCGGACGCTTGAGCAAGTGGCGGCCGACGCCGGCGGGAGACTCTTGCGCGGCCGGCCTGACGCGGTGGTCACCGGTGTCGCCACCGACAGCCGCACCGCGCAGCACGGCCGGCTGTTCGTGGCGCTGCGGGGACAGCGGTTCGACGGTCACGCATTCGTGCGGCAGGCGTTCGCCAACGGCGCGGTGGCCGCTCTCATCCGGGACGGCGCCGATCTGGCGAGGGAACTGCCGCCCGGCGCCGGGCTGATTACCGTCGACGACACGCTGGCGGGACTGCAGCGCCTGGCCGCCGCGCAGCGCAGCCGGCTGCGGGCTTGCGTCATCGGCGTGACGGGCAGCGTCGGCAAGACGACGACGAAGGACATGATCGCCGCCATCGCGGCGACGCGGGGGCGCGTCGTGGCGACGCGCGGCAATTTCAACAACGAGATCGGGCTGCCGCTGACGGTGCTGGACGCGGACCGGGATACGGATACGCTGGTGGTAGAGATGGGGATGCGGGCGCCGGGCGAGATCCGGGCGCTGGCGCGCCTTGCCCGGCCCCACGTCGGCGTCGTGACGTGCGTCAGCGCCGTGCACCTGGAGCGGCTGGGCAGCCTCGAAAATATTGCTCGGGCCAAGCAGGAGCTGGTCGAAGAGCTGCCCGCGGACGGCGCGGCGGTGCTCAACGGCGACGATCCGCTGGTGCGGGGAATGGCGGCGCGGGCGCCGGGCGCCGTTTTGTTTTTTGGCTTCGGAGTGGACAACGACGTCCGGGCCACGGACGTCGAGCTGCTGGGGGAGCAGGGAAGCCGCTTCGTGATCCATGCCGCCGGCCGGCGCACCCGGGTCGAGCTCCCAATTCCCGGCCGCCACCACGTGAGCAACGCCCTAGCGGCGGCCGCGGCGGCGCTGGCGTGCGGCTGGGACCTGGACGACGTCGCGGCCGGCCTGCGGGCGGTGTGCACACACCGCTCGGCCATGCGCACCGAGCTGGTCACCACCCCAAGCGGCGTGCGGGTCATCAACGACGCGTACAACGCCAGCCCTGTCTCCATGACCGCGGCGCTGGAGCTTTTGACCACGCTGCCGGGGCGCCGCAAGGTGGCGGTGCTCGGGGATATGCTGGAACTGGGACCGCTGACGGAGCAGGCTCACGTGCAGCTGGGGGAAGACGCCGCCCGCCGCGGCGTGGACTTGCTAATCACCGTGGGCGGCCAAGCGGCCACGGTGGCGGAAGCGGCGCGGCGCGCCGGCATGCCGGCAGAAGCCGTGGTCGTTTGCCGCGACGCGGAGGAAGCGGCCGCCGCCGCCCTGCGGCACGTGCGGCCCGGCGACGTGGTACTGGTGAAGGCGTCGCGGGGGCTGCAGCTGGAACGAGTCGTCGAACGCTTGACGGGCCCCGGGCGGGGCGCGGAAAGGGGGGACGGACAGGCATGA
- a CDS encoding UDP-N-acetylmuramoyl-L-alanyl-D-glutamate--2,6-diaminopimelate ligase translates to MNFSELLQHLPRYELVREPSQPVVRGLAYDSREVQPGDVFVCWQGMRYDGHQFVTDAFRRGAVAAVVERPVPADGGLVVVPDGREALARLAAAFYGFPSRRLRVIGVTGTNGKTTTTHLIKAVLEKAGHKVGLIGTIHHLIGNEVLETRRTTPESLDLQRLLFHMAERGIEYAVMEVSSHAVALKRVVGTEFDVAVFTNLTQDHLDFHASLEEYAATKAQFIASVTPDGVKPRKAVVLNMDDPRAQFMQAHAAVPVIGYGIHAAADVTAADVQVRAEGVAFEARTRAGVAPLRLQLTGRFNVYNALAAIAVGLHEGVPLSFVRSALEQVPGVPGRLERVDRGQPFTVLVDYAHTPDGLENVLETCRSLAAGRVIVVFGCGGDRDKDKRPLMGQVAARLADVVVITSDNPRSEDPAAIAAAIEAGVRAGGKRPGEYEVLLDRREAIRRAIHAARPGDVVLIAGKGHETTQEFHDRVIHFDDREEAARALKERFGDGSADA, encoded by the coding sequence ATGAATTTCAGCGAACTGTTGCAGCATCTGCCGCGTTATGAACTGGTGCGGGAACCGTCCCAGCCTGTGGTGCGGGGGCTGGCGTACGATTCCCGCGAGGTCCAGCCCGGCGACGTGTTCGTCTGCTGGCAGGGCATGCGCTACGACGGCCATCAGTTCGTGACCGACGCGTTCCGCCGGGGCGCGGTGGCGGCCGTTGTGGAGCGGCCCGTGCCCGCGGACGGCGGACTGGTCGTGGTTCCCGACGGGCGCGAAGCGCTGGCGCGCCTGGCGGCAGCGTTCTACGGCTTCCCCTCACGTCGCCTGCGCGTCATCGGCGTGACGGGTACCAACGGCAAGACGACGACGACCCACCTCATCAAAGCAGTGCTGGAGAAAGCAGGCCACAAGGTGGGGCTCATCGGCACCATTCACCACCTCATCGGCAACGAAGTGCTGGAGACGCGCCGCACGACGCCCGAGTCGCTGGACCTCCAGCGGCTGCTCTTTCACATGGCGGAGCGGGGCATCGAGTACGCCGTCATGGAAGTTTCCTCCCACGCGGTGGCGCTCAAGCGCGTCGTAGGCACCGAATTCGACGTGGCCGTTTTCACCAATTTGACCCAGGACCACCTGGACTTTCACGCCAGCCTGGAAGAGTACGCCGCGACCAAGGCGCAGTTCATCGCCTCGGTGACGCCCGACGGTGTCAAGCCGCGCAAGGCGGTCGTCCTCAACATGGACGATCCCCGCGCCCAGTTCATGCAGGCGCACGCGGCCGTGCCGGTCATCGGCTACGGTATCCACGCCGCGGCGGACGTGACGGCCGCGGACGTCCAAGTGCGAGCCGAAGGCGTCGCCTTCGAGGCGCGCACGCGCGCCGGCGTGGCACCGCTGCGCCTGCAGCTTACGGGCCGCTTTAACGTCTACAACGCCTTGGCGGCCATCGCGGTGGGGCTGCATGAAGGCGTTCCGCTCTCGTTCGTCCGCAGTGCGCTTGAGCAAGTGCCCGGCGTTCCGGGGCGGCTCGAGCGCGTCGACCGGGGCCAGCCCTTCACGGTACTGGTCGACTACGCCCATACCCCGGACGGCCTGGAAAATGTCCTGGAGACGTGCCGTTCGCTGGCGGCCGGCCGTGTCATCGTGGTGTTCGGCTGCGGCGGCGATCGGGACAAAGACAAGCGGCCTTTGATGGGCCAGGTGGCGGCGCGGCTGGCGGACGTCGTCGTTATCACTTCGGACAACCCCCGCAGCGAGGACCCGGCGGCCATCGCGGCCGCAATCGAGGCCGGCGTGCGGGCCGGCGGCAAACGGCCTGGCGAATACGAGGTCCTTTTGGATCGGCGCGAGGCTATACGCCGCGCCATTCACGCGGCGCGGCCGGGAGACGTCGTGCTCATCGCCGGCAAGGGCCACGAGACGACGCAGGAGTTTCACGATCGCGTCATCCATTTCGACGACCGGGAAGAGGCCGCGCGTGCGCTGAAGGAGCGTTTCGGCGATGGATCCGCGGACGCTTGA
- a CDS encoding stage V sporulation protein D, which yields MAQVARRQRIARLLFAVAAFAAMLAARLAWIQIVRHEHFLALALEQRLRGVPTDPLRGTIYDRNMNELAVSVSSDAVYVRPVEVEDPEVTAATLARLLDLPYDDVLARLQRPQAEVWIKRRVSSDEAEAVRAAALPGVYLAHRTTRLYPYGRLAAHVLGIVGIDNQGLEGLELYYDELLRGTPGRVLAERDAAGRTIPSGESVYVPPVDGAGLVLTIDAAIQAVAERELERACIATLSEFCLTIWMDPRNGHILALAVYPTFDPNAPGDYPAAARRNRAVTDQFEPGSTFKVVTAAAALAEGLVDPGELFYDPGYIDIGGGRVHCWRGGGHGSLSFAEAIQHSCNPVFAELGGLRLGPERFYPYLVAFGFSDRLGIDFPGEARGLVPQPGRLAHGEVLQWANIGFGQGVAVSPLQLVTALAALANGGIRMQPQLVQAVVDPRTQEVRRILPRPVYRVVDEETARLTLELLRAVVETGSGTNAAIPGYAVAGKTGTAQVAEGGVYTDKRVASFMGVVPVEQPRLVGLVMLYDLQPRPAYGGVHAAPVWRAIAEEALRLLGVPRSDAGEDGAPPAGSVRVPNVQNLPLPEAEAVLRAAGLVPQADGSGTYVLEQTPAAGAVVPPGTKVILEFWDVPDHWRGPTTVPDVRGLTMRQAAERLADAGLVLEPDGAGVAVSQWPLPGEAALRGTRVAVQFGAGE from the coding sequence ATGGCCCAAGTCGCTCGCCGGCAGCGCATCGCGCGCCTGCTGTTCGCCGTCGCCGCCTTTGCGGCAATGTTGGCGGCGCGCCTTGCCTGGATTCAGATCGTCCGGCACGAGCACTTTCTCGCGCTGGCCTTGGAGCAGCGGCTGCGGGGCGTTCCCACGGATCCGCTGCGGGGTACCATTTACGATCGCAATATGAACGAGCTGGCGGTCAGCGTCAGCTCCGACGCGGTGTACGTCCGGCCCGTGGAAGTGGAAGACCCGGAAGTTACCGCCGCGACGCTGGCACGCCTGTTGGACTTGCCTTACGACGACGTGCTGGCCCGGCTGCAGCGGCCGCAGGCGGAAGTGTGGATCAAGCGCCGCGTCAGCTCGGACGAGGCGGAAGCTGTCCGCGCCGCCGCGCTGCCGGGCGTGTACCTGGCCCACCGCACGACCCGCCTTTATCCGTACGGCCGGCTGGCCGCGCACGTTCTTGGCATCGTCGGCATCGACAACCAAGGGCTCGAAGGGCTCGAGCTGTATTACGACGAGCTGCTGCGCGGGACGCCCGGGCGCGTGCTGGCGGAGCGGGACGCGGCGGGCCGGACGATCCCGAGCGGAGAATCGGTGTACGTGCCGCCCGTCGACGGCGCGGGGCTTGTGCTGACCATCGACGCCGCCATTCAAGCCGTGGCCGAGCGGGAGTTGGAGCGGGCGTGCATCGCGACGTTGTCCGAATTTTGCCTCACCATCTGGATGGACCCGCGCAACGGCCACATCTTGGCCCTGGCCGTGTATCCGACGTTCGACCCCAACGCGCCCGGGGACTATCCGGCGGCGGCGCGCCGCAACCGGGCCGTGACGGATCAGTTTGAACCGGGATCCACCTTCAAGGTCGTGACGGCCGCGGCCGCGCTGGCCGAAGGGCTGGTGGACCCCGGCGAGCTGTTTTACGACCCCGGCTACATCGACATCGGGGGCGGGCGCGTTCACTGCTGGCGGGGCGGCGGCCACGGCAGCCTGTCATTCGCCGAGGCCATCCAGCACTCGTGCAACCCCGTGTTCGCGGAGTTGGGAGGACTGCGGCTCGGGCCAGAACGGTTTTACCCGTACTTGGTCGCCTTCGGCTTCAGCGATCGCCTGGGCATCGACTTTCCGGGCGAGGCGCGGGGTCTCGTGCCGCAACCCGGGCGGCTGGCCCACGGCGAAGTGCTGCAGTGGGCCAACATCGGCTTCGGCCAAGGAGTTGCCGTAAGCCCCTTGCAGCTCGTCACGGCGCTGGCGGCCCTAGCCAACGGCGGCATCCGAATGCAGCCGCAGCTCGTGCAGGCCGTCGTCGACCCGCGGACGCAGGAAGTCCGGCGCATCCTGCCCCGGCCCGTCTACCGGGTCGTCGACGAGGAAACCGCCCGCCTGACGCTGGAGCTGCTGCGGGCCGTGGTGGAGACGGGCTCGGGAACGAACGCGGCCATCCCGGGCTACGCGGTGGCGGGCAAGACCGGGACGGCGCAAGTGGCCGAAGGCGGCGTGTACACCGACAAACGCGTCGCCTCGTTTATGGGCGTGGTGCCGGTGGAGCAGCCGCGCCTGGTGGGGCTCGTCATGCTTTACGACCTACAGCCCCGGCCTGCCTACGGCGGGGTACACGCGGCGCCGGTCTGGCGGGCCATCGCCGAGGAGGCGCTGCGCCTTCTGGGCGTGCCCCGCAGCGACGCAGGCGAAGACGGCGCGCCGCCGGCCGGCAGCGTGCGGGTGCCCAACGTGCAGAACTTGCCCTTGCCGGAGGCCGAAGCGGTCCTGCGCGCCGCCGGGCTCGTGCCGCAGGCCGACGGTTCGGGCACGTACGTCTTGGAGCAGACGCCCGCGGCGGGCGCCGTGGTGCCGCCGGGCACCAAGGTGATCTTGGAGTTTTGGGACGTGCCGGACCACTGGCGTGGCCCCACGACCGTGCCGGACGTGCGGGGCTTGACGATGCGGCAGGCGGCCGAGCGGCTGGCCGACGCCGGGCTGGTGCTGGAACCGGACGGCGCCGGCGTCGCCGTCAGCCAGTGGCCGCTGCCCGGCGAGGCCGCGCTGCGGGGTACCCGGGTCGCCGTGCAATTTGGCGCGGGAGAGTGA